CAAGCAGAAAGACAACGGCGGCCAGCAAGAAGACGACTTTGGCGCGGAAGCTGACACTGGGTATCTTCACTGCGGAATCCCTAGCGAGCAGCCGTGGCTCGCAGCATGGTTTCTATACTGTCATAGGCCCGGGCGTCCGGCGCCGTGAAGGAGTCAATGCCTAGTCGCGCAAGCACTCCTCGGCCTTCCGTGTCCGCGCTCATTCCAAGGAAGATTGCTTCCAAACTCGAGCGTAGATCTGGCGATATGTTCGGATGCACCACTACGGGGTTGATTCCATAGGCGGGAGACTTCCACACCACCTTGACCCTGGAAGCCATCGAAGGGTCCTGCCGCACCATGGAGTCGTACACCAGACTATCTATTGCCGCGCCGTCCACCAGGCCATCCGCGACCGCCTGCACCGACTTGTCGTGGCTGTACGTGAATATGAAATCCCTGAAAAACCGCTCTGGAGTTTCGCCCATCTCGGAGAGGACAAAGACCGGCACCAGCCTGCCGGAGTTGGACAGAGGGTCGGTGAATGCGAAAGTCTTGTGGCGCAGGTCTTCCCACGTGCGGACCGGACTGGTGGAGGGGACGACGAGATATGAGTTGTACGTTGTCTGACCTTTGACCACTGGCACGACCAACGGCTGCATGCCGAAGTCCCGCCGTCCTATGACGAAGGCGCCGCTGCAGACGAGCGCCAAGGATACGTCCCCTGAGCGGAGGAGGGCGTTGGTTTCCGCATAGCTCTTGCTTTGGACGATCTCGATAGGACGGCCAAGACGCGTGCTGAGATAGGAGGCCAGCGCCTGATAGTTCTCAAGAGTGGCCCGGGGCGACAGCACGGCGGCGATGGCAAAGCGCATGCGAGACGTGTCAGGGCGGTAGAGCGGCGCGCCATCATTAGAGGAAAGATTAGATAGGGATATGTCAGCGTCCGCCGACCAGCCGCCCACATCGTACCGGGTGGCCAGAAGCATTGCCCCTGCGGCAACGGCCAGAATGGCGGCCCATAGTGCCAAACCCGAGACACGCATGATTGGCCTCTCCCCAGTCGCCCTCCCTCTCCCGCGATGCATTTTAGCACATCTATATGATGCGCACGATTATCGCCCCTTGAAGATCGATCACTCGCACTTGGCCGTGGAAGCCATCACCGAGTGAACTAGGCGAATCGCAGCGGACAGGAAATCCTCTGATTCAGATCCCCGCCAGTCTGATGCGCATAATCCAGATGGCGTTCGCGATTACCTGCCTGTTCCCTGCTGACGTGCGCAAGACTGCCAGATAGCTCATGTCAACGGGAATTACGGCCTGTGGGCGTGTGGCGCTGACCATAAAGGAGTCCCTTTGGAGCGCGCCGCCTGACGGGTTTGTCGTTGTCCAGGGAAAATGTCAAGGTTTACTGTTCAGCGATTCTGTCAGTAGGGCCCTCTTCGCCAATGGGGCGTAACCGATTCCGCGCTTAGCCTGAAACACCCACCAAGGCCTCCGCATAGCTTTCTGCCTCGGGTCTGCCTTCGTCGAAGACCTCGAGCCTGTCCCGCCCCGTTGCACCGCTGCAAGACGGGCATCCATGAGACGCTTCAGGGTAGCGTAGCCGATGTCCAACTCCACGGCGGCCCTTCGCCTGGACAGGCTTCCCTCCCCGAGGCGCTCGACGACGGCTGCGAACTGCTCCAAGAAGCCGTCCCGCTCGATCACGTTTGGCCTGCCGATACGCCTGCCCTCCCTGCGGGCCCGTTCCATCCCCGCCCGCACCAGCTTGCTATGTTTGCTTTTCCTGACAGGGTCCTCGTACCAGATCGTGTCTCCCGCCAAGGGGCCGGGCACCACGAGACTCCGCGGGCGTCGCTCACGCACAGCGGCCAGCGGGCACAGGTCTTCCCAAACCACAGGCGGGTTGGTCGCGATGGCCTCGGCCTGGGCACGGAGCGTCGCCGCTAGGGGCGGTGCGTCCTGAGGCGTGAGGATCTTCCCTCGATAGGACACCAGGATCCGCCCGTCCAAACGCTCCTGAACTTCCACGCGGGCACCCGCGTAGCTGGGCCGGTCGGCATCAGGAAAGAGCTGCAGGACGCGCCCGTTGTACTGCACGGTGTTGTCCCGAGCCACCTGACGTCGCTCCTTGATGCACAGCACGCCGTCCACGTCCAGTCCATCGTCGGGCTGACGATAGGCCGGTCCCGCCTCTGCCGCGGGCACACCGAAGCGCTTGTTGAAACGGGGCAGGAACTCCTCGAGGACACGATTCGCATCAGTCAGGGTGTTGGCACCCGCCAATCGCAGCTCGGCTACCAGCCGGCCCTGGAAAGTCCCGTTGGCCCGTTCCACCCGTCCCTTCCCCTCGGGACTCAGGGCGAAAATCTGGGTGACTCCGAGCTCTCGGAGGGCTCGCGCGAACTGGGTGCGGCCCTGGTGGGCACCAGGTCTCTCCTCAGTGGTGGGAATTCTGGAGACAAAGGCAGCATGCCGGTCCGTGTAGACCGCTAAGGGGATGCCCCACTTCCGCACGACGCCTCGGAGCAGGAGCAGATAGCCTTCCGTGGTCTCCTGTTCTTGGAAGATGGCATGGGGCGCTCTCCCGGTCGCATCGTCGATCGCCAGATGCAAGGTCAGCCTCGGACCGCGCTCCTCCAG
This genomic window from Dehalococcoidia bacterium contains:
- the phnD gene encoding phosphate/phosphite/phosphonate ABC transporter substrate-binding protein; its protein translation is MRVSGLALWAAILAVAAGAMLLATRYDVGGWSADADISLSNLSSNDGAPLYRPDTSRMRFAIAAVLSPRATLENYQALASYLSTRLGRPIEIVQSKSYAETNALLRSGDVSLALVCSGAFVIGRRDFGMQPLVVPVVKGQTTYNSYLVVPSTSPVRTWEDLRHKTFAFTDPLSNSGRLVPVFVLSEMGETPERFFRDFIFTYSHDKSVQAVADGLVDGAAIDSLVYDSMVRQDPSMASRVKVVWKSPAYGINPVVVHPNISPDLRSSLEAIFLGMSADTEGRGVLARLGIDSFTAPDARAYDSIETMLRATAAR
- a CDS encoding ISNCY family transposase, coding for MTTKEQTRLQILNEVLERRWSMREAKEVLGVSERHAWRLLAAYRKEGAAALAHGNRGRVPLNATPTATRQQVVTMARERYGGINYTHLSELLAEREGLMVSRSTVRRLLVGAGLPSPRHRRPPRHRMRRQRMPQEGMLLQMDGSHHAWLEERGPRLTLHLAIDDATGRAPHAIFQEQETTEGYLLLLRGVVRKWGIPLAVYTDRHAAFVSRIPTTEERPGAHQGRTQFARALRELGVTQIFALSPEGKGRVERANGTFQGRLVAELRLAGANTLTDANRVLEEFLPRFNKRFGVPAAEAGPAYRQPDDGLDVDGVLCIKERRQVARDNTVQYNGRVLQLFPDADRPSYAGARVEVQERLDGRILVSYRGKILTPQDAPPLAATLRAQAEAIATNPPVVWEDLCPLAAVRERRPRSLVVPGPLAGDTIWYEDPVRKSKHSKLVRAGMERARREGRRIGRPNVIERDGFLEQFAAVVERLGEGSLSRRRAAVELDIGYATLKRLMDARLAAVQRGGTGSRSSTKADPRQKAMRRPWWVFQAKRGIGYAPLAKRALLTESLNSKP